Proteins encoded within one genomic window of Parachlamydia sp. AcF125:
- the infA gene encoding translation initiation factor IF-1 encodes MPKEDTLKLEGTVEELLPNMTFRVALENGLVVIAHLCGKMRMKNIRVLVGDKVNVEMSPYDLTKGRIVFRQK; translated from the coding sequence ATGCCAAAAGAAGATACCCTTAAATTAGAAGGCACAGTAGAAGAACTGCTGCCTAACATGACCTTTCGCGTAGCGCTAGAAAATGGACTGGTCGTGATTGCCCATTTATGTGGAAAAATGCGAATGAAGAATATTCGTGTCCTTGTAGGGGATAAAGTAAATGTTGAAATGTCCCCTTACGATTTAACCAAAGGGCGCATCGTATTTCGACAAAAATAA
- the secE gene encoding preprotein translocase subunit SecE: MEVKKTQQVSEVSPKESSVTTKKDFGFLENIKAEFQKITWTSQEELLAYAKIVVGATFAFGIGIYIMDVFIQTILAGLGNVVHLIAG, encoded by the coding sequence ATGGAAGTCAAAAAAACGCAACAGGTGTCTGAAGTCTCTCCGAAAGAAAGTTCTGTTACCACTAAAAAAGATTTTGGGTTTTTAGAAAATATCAAAGCAGAATTCCAGAAAATTACCTGGACGAGCCAGGAAGAACTTCTCGCCTATGCAAAAATTGTAGTGGGAGCGACTTTTGCTTTTGGGATCGGAATTTATATAATGGATGTTTTCATTCAAACTATTCTCGCGGGATTGGGAAATGTTGTGCATTTAATTGCAGGATAA
- the tuf gene encoding elongation factor Tu, whose protein sequence is MAAKESFKRSKPHVNIGTIGHVDHGKTTLTAAITKALAEKGGAIFRSYDSIDKTPEERARGITINSTHVEYETEKRHYAHVDCPGHADYVKNMITGAAQMDGAILVVAATDGAMPQTREHILLAHQMQVPAIVVFLNKVDMLGEGDEELLDLVEMEIHELLEAKGYKDAPVIRGSGLRALEGDPKYVEAIYKLMDTVDAFIPEPAREIDKPFLMPIEDVFSISGRGTVATGRVERGAVKMGDKLQLVGLGETRDVVVTGVEMFNKTLDEARAGENVGLLLRGVDKNQIQRGMVLAAPGACTPHTKFKGPVYIQTKEEGGRHKPFFTGYRPQLYIRTTDVTGTVELPQDVEMVMPGDNVEMTIELIQPVAVEKGMRFAIREGGRTIGAGTVSEIIK, encoded by the coding sequence ATGGCAGCAAAAGAATCCTTTAAACGTAGCAAGCCGCACGTCAATATCGGGACAATCGGGCACGTTGACCACGGGAAAACAACGTTAACAGCCGCAATCACCAAAGCATTGGCTGAGAAAGGCGGAGCGATTTTTAGAAGTTACGATTCTATTGATAAAACACCTGAAGAAAGAGCGCGTGGAATTACAATTAACTCCACACACGTTGAGTATGAAACAGAAAAGCGTCACTATGCACACGTCGACTGCCCAGGACACGCTGACTATGTAAAAAACATGATTACAGGTGCAGCTCAGATGGACGGCGCTATTCTCGTTGTAGCCGCAACAGATGGGGCGATGCCTCAGACTCGTGAACATATTCTGTTGGCGCACCAAATGCAGGTTCCTGCAATTGTCGTGTTTCTCAACAAAGTAGATATGTTAGGAGAAGGCGACGAAGAGCTCTTGGATTTGGTGGAAATGGAAATTCACGAACTTCTCGAGGCGAAAGGTTATAAAGACGCTCCAGTTATCCGTGGTTCCGGATTAAGAGCTCTTGAAGGTGATCCTAAGTATGTAGAGGCAATCTATAAACTGATGGATACTGTAGACGCGTTTATCCCTGAGCCTGCTCGCGAAATCGACAAACCATTCTTAATGCCAATCGAAGACGTCTTCTCTATCTCTGGACGTGGAACAGTGGCTACAGGCCGTGTTGAGCGTGGAGCTGTCAAAATGGGCGATAAGCTTCAACTCGTTGGCCTTGGAGAGACTCGCGATGTTGTGGTCACAGGTGTAGAAATGTTTAACAAAACGCTTGATGAAGCTCGAGCTGGTGAAAACGTTGGACTCTTGCTCCGTGGTGTGGATAAAAATCAAATCCAACGGGGTATGGTTCTTGCTGCTCCAGGTGCTTGCACTCCGCATACAAAATTTAAAGGGCCTGTTTACATTCAGACTAAAGAAGAAGGTGGACGTCATAAACCCTTCTTTACCGGGTACCGTCCTCAGCTTTATATCCGTACCACAGATGTGACAGGGACTGTTGAGCTTCCTCAAGATGTGGAGATGGTGATGCCAGGTGATAACGTTGAAATGACCATTGAGCTGATTCAGCCAGTGGCTGTTGAAAAAGGGATGCGTTTTGCGATTCGTGAAGGTGGCCGAACAATCGGTGCCGGAACAGTTTCCGAAATCATCAAGTAA